Below is a genomic region from Sinobacterium norvegicum.
ACACAAGCTACATGGTGCCAGCTGCTACACCGGCACCCCCGCTCTTCAAAGTGCTTTATATGAACTCGAAACAGAGTTAAAGAGTCACTGTCAAGACGGCTTAACCAGCAGAGCCGGCGAATTATTAGGAACGCTGAAAACCGCAGCCAAGGCATTAAAACAATGGCACCAACAGTGTGATTTAGAGGTTATTTTTGAAGATGTACAGCGCGGCCAAAAAGCCAATTAGGCGCTGAGAACAACAAAAGCCAGGGCATACTCCTGCTCATCTGAAATCGAAACATGACAGTGATTTGCTCCCAACTCCGCCATGCGTTCAGCGGCAAAACCGTTAAGCTTGGCTACCGGTGCCCCGAGATCATTATTCAATATCTCGATATGCTGGAAACTAAGCCCCCTACCAATGCCGGTTCCCAAAGCCTTAGCCATCGCCTCCTTGGCTGCAAAGCGACGACACAGATAGGCCGCACCATCACCACTTTGATGATAACGCTGTAATTCTGTCGCGGTTAAAATACGTTGAGCAAAACCCAACCCGCGACGCTGTAAGATATCACGGACCCGCGAGACCTTTGCTAAATCAGTACCAATGGCCACGACCATCTAAATTACCCCGGACCCGATTGTGCAGTGAATAATGCTCTCGATTTAAGCGGTTCGCTGCCTAAGTGTGGCGACAGCAATAATCGCGTCAACTGCTTCGTCGTTGAAGCAATGGCGGGATTGTTAACGCCAAAATCGCCGGCTGAAATCGCCAAAATATGCTGACCAGAGAAGGTTTGTTGTTGCTCAGCCGCGACAGGGATAAAGCCACGGCCAATATCCAAGCGATAGAATGATTCAATCGCAATAGGCTGGGCGGATATATCTTGCTCAAAATCAATACCGTAGCCCAGACAAAAAAGCAGCTTGAATTCGAACCGCCTGAGAATAAATTCTAAGCTGCCCTCACCTTCCAGCAGATGCAGTGCCTGCTCATAAGCCTCAAATATCTCAATAACGACCTCGCCAACAGGCAGCGTTCGCATGAGTATTTCATTGAGGTAAAAGGCACTGAACAGTCGCGTGCCTTTGAGGCTATAACGCTTACCTGCAGCCTCAACCGAGGTCACTGTTTTTAAATCACTTTTACCCCGCCAGCTAAGCTGCAACAAGGTTAACGGCTGCAAAATGGCTCGGGTTGAGTTTTTCTTACTGTTGCGTAGATTTTTAACCACCGCCCGCTGACGGCCATTATCATGGCTGATAAAATCGGCGATAACACTGTGATCCTGAAACGGATAGGTGTGCAAGATATAGCAGCGGTCAAATTCTACTTGGTTCATCATCGTACTGTCGAACAGTACTTAAACGTCATCATAACCTAGGCTGCGAAGAGCGCGATCATCATCACTCCAGCCACCCTTG
It encodes:
- the acpS gene encoding holo-ACP synthase; this translates as MVVAIGTDLAKVSRVRDILQRRGLGFAQRILTATELQRYHQSGDGAAYLCRRFAAKEAMAKALGTGIGRGLSFQHIEILNNDLGAPVAKLNGFAAERMAELGANHCHVSISDEQEYALAFVVLSA
- the recO gene encoding DNA repair protein RecO, whose product is MMNQVEFDRCYILHTYPFQDHSVIADFISHDNGRQRAVVKNLRNSKKNSTRAILQPLTLLQLSWRGKSDLKTVTSVEAAGKRYSLKGTRLFSAFYLNEILMRTLPVGEVVIEIFEAYEQALHLLEGEGSLEFILRRFEFKLLFCLGYGIDFEQDISAQPIAIESFYRLDIGRGFIPVAAEQQQTFSGQHILAISAGDFGVNNPAIASTTKQLTRLLLSPHLGSEPLKSRALFTAQSGPG